Proteins encoded in a region of the Shewanella polaris genome:
- a CDS encoding metallophosphoesterase: MKILHLSDLHFIQKHFDWITQVQDDFDVICLTGDLLCDSNAQKVDKKYGHPL, from the coding sequence ATGAAAATACTACATCTCAGTGATCTTCATTTTATTCAAAAGCATTTTGATTGGATTACTCAGGTACAAGATGATTTTGATGTTATTTGCTTAACGGGGGACTTACTTTGTGACAGTAATGCCCAGAAGGTGGATAAGAAATATGGCCATCCATTATAA
- a CDS encoding transposase, whose translation MPRPRRSQISVEDTPFYHCCSRVVRRAYLCGDDKFSGRNYDHRRGWVGSLLLELVDVFAIDLAAFAVMSNHQHVVLRIDIETANRWTDREVLEQWHKLFNGDELTQKFVKGELVETHEVLRLKHTIATYRSRLCDISWFMRCLNEPIARQEDNCSGRFWEGRFKSQALLDEAAVLACMAYVDLNPIRAKMADTPEHSEHTSIQLRIRAALKSEHPKNLLPFIGNERKNQPKGIAFSLQDYLELVDDTGRVIRNGKRGAISTNSAKLLTKLNIPQDNWLKLTTDFGKLFHGPVGTLQELTHYCEHLEKRRRHFASCCQYLKAG comes from the coding sequence ATGCCACGCCCTCGTAGAAGTCAGATTAGTGTTGAAGACACGCCATTTTATCACTGCTGTAGCCGTGTAGTACGGCGTGCTTACCTTTGTGGCGATGATAAATTTTCTGGCCGGAACTACGATCATCGCCGTGGTTGGGTCGGGTCTCTATTACTTGAATTAGTTGATGTTTTCGCTATTGATTTAGCTGCCTTTGCTGTGATGTCAAACCATCAACACGTGGTGTTGCGGATTGATATAGAAACTGCAAACCGCTGGACTGACCGAGAAGTACTTGAACAGTGGCATAAACTGTTTAACGGTGATGAGTTAACTCAAAAATTTGTTAAAGGTGAGTTAGTTGAAACTCATGAAGTGCTCAGATTAAAACACACCATTGCCACTTACCGCAGTCGTTTATGTGATATTTCTTGGTTCATGCGTTGTTTAAATGAACCGATTGCAAGGCAAGAAGATAACTGCTCAGGTCGTTTCTGGGAAGGGCGCTTTAAGTCGCAAGCTCTGCTCGATGAAGCCGCTGTACTCGCTTGTATGGCTTATGTTGATCTCAATCCCATTAGAGCTAAGATGGCTGACACACCAGAGCATTCAGAGCATACCAGTATTCAATTGCGCATTAGGGCGGCATTAAAAAGCGAACACCCCAAAAACTTACTGCCTTTCATTGGTAACGAGCGTAAAAACCAGCCCAAAGGTATTGCGTTTTCATTGCAAGATTATCTCGAACTGGTTGACGATACTGGACGTGTTATTCGCAATGGTAAGCGAGGTGCTATCAGCACCAATAGTGCTAAGTTACTCACAAAATTGAATATTCCTCAAGACAATTGGCTCAAACTCACCACTGATTTTGGCAAGCTATTTCACGGGCCGGTGGGCACACTTCAAGAACTCACTCACTACTGTGAGCATTTAGAAAAGCGGCGACGACACTTTGCCAGTTGCTGCCAGTATCTAAAAGCGGGCTGA